One genomic segment of Burkholderiaceae bacterium includes these proteins:
- the can gene encoding carbonate dehydratase, translated as MSSSLQHLIDNNRAWAERVERQQPGFFESLAQQQTPKYMWIGCSDSRVPANQVIGLAPGEVFVHRNVANVVVSSDLNALSVIQFAVDVLKVEHIMVVGHYGCGGVMAVLRGQRIGLGDNWLRHVHDVKQRHRSRWMHLCTADQESTLCEMNVIEQVGHVAETTVVQDAWARGQTLSVHGWCYGLKDGLVKNLGVTMSSPQQVVPVYTEAIKRYPRQPLNPTA; from the coding sequence ATGTCTTCCTCACTGCAACACCTGATCGACAACAACCGCGCCTGGGCCGAGCGCGTGGAACGCCAGCAACCCGGGTTTTTCGAGTCGCTGGCGCAACAGCAGACGCCCAAGTACATGTGGATCGGCTGCTCCGACAGCCGCGTGCCGGCCAACCAGGTCATCGGCCTGGCGCCGGGCGAGGTCTTCGTGCACCGCAACGTGGCCAACGTGGTGGTCAGCTCCGACCTGAACGCGCTGTCGGTCATCCAGTTCGCGGTGGACGTGCTCAAGGTCGAGCACATCATGGTGGTGGGCCACTACGGCTGCGGCGGCGTGATGGCGGTGCTGCGCGGGCAGCGCATCGGCCTGGGCGACAACTGGCTGCGCCACGTGCACGACGTCAAGCAGCGCCACCGCAGCCGCTGGATGCATCTGTGCACGGCCGATCAGGAAAGCACGCTGTGCGAGATGAACGTGATCGAGCAGGTGGGCCACGTGGCCGAGACCACCGTGGTGCAGGACGCCTGGGCGCGCGGCCAGACGCTGTCGGTGCACGGCTGGTGCTACGGCCTGAAGGACGGCCTGGTCAAGAACCTGGGCGTGACCATGTCCAGCCCGCAGCAGGTGGTGCCGGTGTACACAGAGGCCATCAAGCGCTATCCGCGCCAGCCGCTCAACCCCACCGCATAG
- a CDS encoding arylsulfatase yields MRVDGLAPRIALIHALAHSVAPINHAFARDWPQAGRMNLLDDSLSADLAAGGHGLDDAMHQRFQVLARYAVDNGAQAILFTCSAFGPCIEQVAARLAPLPVLKPNEAMIADALALGARRIGLVASFAPTLESMPAEFPVGTPLVTALADGALAALEAGDGMQHDERVAEQARCLARRGCDLIVLAQFSMARAQAACEAATDLPVLTTVDSAVRALRQRLAAGAWSPRT; encoded by the coding sequence ATGCGCGTCGACGGCCTGGCCCCGCGCATCGCGCTGATTCATGCGTTGGCCCACTCAGTGGCGCCCATCAACCACGCTTTCGCGCGCGACTGGCCGCAAGCAGGGCGCATGAACCTGTTGGACGACAGCCTGTCGGCCGACTTGGCCGCCGGCGGGCACGGGTTGGACGATGCCATGCATCAACGTTTTCAGGTGCTGGCGCGCTACGCGGTCGATAACGGAGCGCAGGCAATCTTGTTTACCTGCTCGGCGTTTGGCCCATGCATCGAGCAAGTGGCGGCGCGGCTGGCGCCGCTGCCGGTACTCAAGCCCAATGAGGCGATGATTGCCGATGCCCTGGCCCTGGGGGCGCGGCGCATTGGCCTGGTGGCCAGCTTTGCGCCCACGCTCGAATCGATGCCGGCGGAGTTTCCTGTCGGTACGCCGCTGGTGACGGCCCTGGCCGACGGTGCGCTGGCGGCGCTGGAGGCTGGTGACGGCATGCAGCACGATGAGCGGGTGGCCGAGCAGGCGCGTTGTTTGGCGCGGCGCGGTTGCGACCTGATTGTCCTGGCGCAGTTCAGTATGGCGCGCGCCCAAGCAGCGTGCGAGGCTGCTACCGATTTGCCGGTGCTCACCACGGTGGATAGCGCGGTGCGTGCGCTGCGCCAGCGGCTGGCGGCTGGCGCGTGGTCGCCACGAACCTGA
- a CDS encoding amino acid ABC transporter substrate-binding protein gives MQKIKDTGAITLGYRESSIGFSYLDGTKPVGYSLDICYQILADIKQTLKLPKLEVKYQAVTSANRMPLVSNGTVDLECGTTTNLIERQSQVAFSPDIFRYNVRMVVKASSGIKSLSDLNGRSVATTTGTTSMRLLRQADRGKNLNINELAGKDHSDSFLMVETGKADAFVMDDILLAGLVANSKHPKDFAIVGEPLRTENQSLMFRKDDAPFKALVDRVVVNLMKSGEMEKLYNKWFMSPIPPKGMVINYPLNAETRDAFEHPSSKGI, from the coding sequence TTGCAGAAAATCAAGGACACCGGGGCCATCACCCTGGGCTACCGGGAGTCGTCCATCGGCTTCTCGTATCTGGACGGCACCAAGCCTGTGGGCTACAGCCTGGACATCTGCTATCAGATCCTGGCCGACATCAAGCAAACGCTCAAGCTGCCCAAGCTGGAGGTCAAATACCAGGCCGTGACCTCGGCCAATCGCATGCCGCTGGTCTCCAACGGCACGGTTGATCTGGAATGCGGCACCACCACCAACCTCATCGAGCGCCAGTCCCAGGTCGCCTTCTCGCCCGACATCTTCCGCTACAACGTCCGCATGGTGGTCAAGGCCAGCTCAGGTATCAAGAGCCTGTCCGACCTGAACGGAAGATCCGTCGCCACCACCACCGGCACCACGTCCATGCGCCTGCTGCGCCAGGCCGATCGGGGCAAGAACCTCAACATCAACGAACTGGCGGGCAAGGACCACTCCGACTCTTTCCTGATGGTCGAGACGGGCAAGGCGGATGCTTTCGTCATGGACGACATCCTGCTGGCGGGCCTGGTGGCCAACAGCAAGCATCCCAAGGACTTTGCCATCGTGGGCGAGCCGCTGCGCACCGAGAATCAGTCCCTGATGTTCCGCAAGGACGACGCGCCCTTCAAAGCCCTGGTTGACCGCGTGGTGGTCAACCTGATGAAATCCGGTGAGATGGAAAAACTCTACAACAAGTGGTTCATGTCGCCCATCCCGCCCAAGGGCATGGTCATCAACTACCCCTTGAATGCCGAGACGCGTGACGCCTTCGAGCACCCCAGTTCCAAGGGCATCTGA
- a CDS encoding ORF6N domain-containing protein: MSTALTTLRLEARILTLRSQRVMIDADLAELYGVPTRRLNEQVKRNAGRFPPDFMFQLTDGEKAEVIANCDHLRKLKFSKSMPFAFTEHGAIQAANVLASGQAVEMGIYVVRAFVQMRQASALHADLARRLMELEERTGRLETEHGMFSAHTRGQLRQLLDAVRELMSPPAAPKRPIGFVAPQEKQGKPGSRRG, encoded by the coding sequence ATGAGCACGGCCCTGACCACCCTGCGCCTGGAGGCGCGCATTCTGACGCTGCGCAGCCAGCGAGTGATGATCGATGCCGACTTGGCCGAGCTGTATGGGGTGCCCACGCGGCGCCTGAATGAGCAGGTCAAGCGCAACGCGGGGCGATTTCCGCCTGACTTCATGTTCCAGCTCACGGACGGCGAAAAGGCCGAGGTGATCGCAAATTGCGATCACCTCCGGAAGCTGAAATTTTCCAAGTCAATGCCGTTCGCGTTCACCGAGCATGGAGCGATCCAGGCGGCCAACGTGCTGGCCAGCGGCCAGGCGGTGGAGATGGGCATCTACGTGGTGCGGGCCTTCGTGCAGATGCGCCAGGCCAGCGCGCTGCATGCCGACCTGGCCAGGCGCCTGATGGAGTTGGAGGAGCGCACCGGCCGGCTGGAAACGGAGCACGGCATGTTCAGCGCCCACACACGCGGACAGCTCCGGCAGCTGCTGGATGCCGTGCGCGAGCTGATGTCGCCACCCGCCGCGCCGAAGCGGCCCATCGGATTCGTGGCGCCGCAGGAAAAGCAAGGCAAACCCGGAAGCCGCAGGGGCTGA
- a CDS encoding isovaleryl-CoA dehydrogenase — MSQLPGLNFHLGEDIDALREAVRAFAVEEIAPLAAQVDRDNLFPHDLWAKLGEMGLHGMTVKAEYGGTELGYLAHIVAMEEVSRASASVGLSYGAHSNLCVNQIHRNGSAAQKAKYLPKLVNGQHVGALAMSEPGAGSDVVSMKLRADKKDGYYVLNGGKMWITNGGDADTLVIYAKTEPEMGARGMTAFIVEKGFKGFSAGTKLDKLGMRGSNTYPLFFDNCEVPEENVMGGEGNGAKVLMSGLDYERAVLSGGPLGIMAACMDAVLPYVHERQQFGQAIGEFQLMQGKVADMYSTWQATRAYVYAVGRAADHAAHARSFRKDAAGAILYSAEKATWMAGEAIQALGGVGYTKDFPVERLWRDAKLYEIGAGTSEIRRMLIGRELFAETV, encoded by the coding sequence ATGAGCCAACTGCCCGGCCTGAACTTTCACCTGGGTGAAGACATCGACGCCCTGCGCGAGGCGGTGCGCGCCTTCGCCGTCGAGGAGATCGCGCCGCTGGCCGCCCAGGTCGACCGCGACAACCTGTTTCCGCACGACCTGTGGGCCAAGCTGGGCGAGATGGGCCTGCACGGCATGACCGTCAAGGCCGAGTACGGCGGCACCGAGCTGGGCTACCTGGCCCACATCGTGGCGATGGAGGAAGTCTCGCGCGCCTCGGCCTCGGTGGGCCTGTCCTACGGCGCGCACTCCAACCTGTGCGTCAACCAGATCCACCGCAACGGCAGCGCGGCGCAAAAAGCCAAGTACCTGCCCAAGCTGGTCAACGGCCAGCACGTGGGCGCGCTGGCCATGAGCGAGCCGGGCGCCGGCAGCGACGTGGTGAGCATGAAGCTGCGCGCCGACAAGAAGGACGGCTACTACGTGCTCAACGGCGGCAAGATGTGGATCACCAACGGCGGCGACGCCGACACCCTGGTGATCTACGCCAAGACCGAGCCCGAAATGGGCGCGCGCGGCATGACGGCCTTCATCGTCGAGAAGGGCTTCAAGGGCTTTTCGGCCGGCACCAAGCTGGACAAGCTGGGCATGCGCGGCAGCAACACCTACCCGCTGTTCTTCGACAACTGCGAGGTGCCCGAGGAAAACGTGATGGGCGGCGAAGGCAACGGCGCCAAGGTGCTGATGAGCGGGCTGGACTACGAGCGCGCCGTGCTCTCCGGCGGGCCGCTGGGCATCATGGCCGCGTGCATGGACGCGGTGCTGCCCTACGTGCACGAGCGCCAGCAGTTCGGCCAGGCCATCGGCGAGTTCCAGCTCATGCAAGGCAAGGTGGCCGACATGTACAGCACCTGGCAGGCCACGCGCGCCTACGTCTACGCCGTGGGCCGCGCCGCCGACCATGCCGCCCATGCGCGCAGCTTCCGCAAGGACGCGGCGGGCGCCATCCTCTACTCGGCCGAAAAAGCCACCTGGATGGCCGGCGAAGCCATCCAGGCCCTGGGCGGCGTGGGCTACACCAAGGACTTCCCGGTCGAGCGCCTGTGGCGCGACGCCAAGCTGTACGAGATCGGCGCCGGCACCAGCGAAATCCGCCGCATGCTGATCGGGCGCGAGCTGTTTGCCGAGACGGTGTGA
- a CDS encoding MurR/RpiR family transcriptional regulator — protein sequence MTLRDQLRLQWSELPAGLRSVGRLVLDEPGFVVTDSMRTVAARAGMAPSALVRFAQHLGFAGWPALKQALATEMGLIHQPYMQRASALRERKAERTLADEVFDTQQENVRTAAGQSMQALDQAARQLQRAKAVHVAGYRSCFGPAASFVYVYSLMRAGVRLMDSLGGRLEAQRHAIAPGDAVLAISFAPYSREAVAVARHARQVKARLIALTDSTASPLALHADTVLLFSTRSPSFFPSTLGASAVLEALLALLAAQADEASLAQLKAIETELFASGAYVAADSPRSGSQRGSRKPTAST from the coding sequence ATGACTTTGCGAGACCAACTGCGCCTGCAATGGAGCGAGCTTCCGGCGGGGCTGCGCTCGGTAGGGCGCTTGGTGCTGGATGAGCCTGGCTTCGTGGTGACCGACTCGATGCGCACCGTCGCCGCCCGTGCTGGCATGGCGCCGAGCGCCTTGGTCCGCTTCGCCCAACACCTTGGCTTTGCGGGGTGGCCCGCGCTCAAGCAGGCGCTGGCAACCGAGATGGGCCTGATCCACCAGCCGTACATGCAGCGGGCCAGCGCGCTACGTGAGCGCAAGGCCGAACGGACGCTGGCCGATGAGGTGTTCGACACCCAGCAAGAAAACGTTCGGACTGCCGCCGGACAAAGCATGCAGGCGCTGGACCAGGCAGCACGGCAATTGCAGCGCGCCAAGGCCGTACACGTGGCGGGATATCGATCCTGCTTCGGGCCGGCCGCATCCTTCGTCTACGTGTACAGCCTGATGCGTGCGGGGGTTCGGCTCATGGACAGCCTGGGCGGCCGGCTGGAAGCGCAACGTCACGCAATCGCACCGGGCGATGCGGTGCTGGCAATCAGCTTCGCACCCTATTCGCGCGAAGCCGTTGCGGTGGCGCGCCACGCACGCCAGGTCAAGGCACGCCTGATCGCCCTCACGGACAGCACGGCCTCGCCTCTGGCCTTGCATGCCGATACGGTGCTGCTGTTCAGCACCCGCTCGCCCTCGTTTTTTCCATCCACGCTGGGTGCGTCAGCCGTGCTCGAAGCGCTGCTGGCGCTGCTGGCGGCCCAAGCCGACGAAGCCTCCCTAGCCCAGCTCAAGGCCATCGAGACGGAGCTGTTTGCATCGGGCGCCTATGTGGCGGCGGACTCACCGCGGTCCGGTAGCCAGCGTGGCTCACGAAAGCCCACCGCCAGCACTTGA
- a CDS encoding acetyl-CoA C-acyltransferase produces MLDPIVIVSAARTPMGSFQGDFTGLAAHDLGGVAIKAAVERAGIKPELVTEVLFGNCLMAGQGQAPARQAAFKGGLPKSAGAVTLSKMCGSGMRAAMFAHDMLVAGSHDVLVAGGMESMTGAPYLLQKGRGGYRMGHDRIFDHMMLDGLEDAYEPGRSMGTFGEDCAAKYHFTREQQDNFAIASVQRAQAAIQSGAFKAEIAPVTVKDRKGERVVDTDEGPGKVKLDKIPTLKPAFKKDGTVTAASSSSINDGAAAMVLMRESTAKKLGCKPLAKIVSHATHAQEPEWFSTAPIGATEKALAKAGWQVGDVDLWEVNEAFAVVPMALMHDLKVPHDKVNVNGGACALGHPIGCSGARIMVTLIHALKARGLKKGLATLCIGGGEATAVALELI; encoded by the coding sequence ATGCTCGACCCCATCGTCATCGTTTCCGCCGCCCGCACGCCCATGGGCAGCTTTCAGGGCGACTTCACCGGCTTGGCCGCGCACGACCTGGGCGGCGTGGCCATCAAGGCTGCCGTCGAGCGCGCCGGCATCAAACCGGAACTCGTCACCGAAGTGCTGTTTGGCAACTGCCTGATGGCCGGCCAGGGCCAGGCGCCGGCGCGGCAGGCCGCCTTCAAGGGCGGGCTGCCCAAGAGCGCGGGCGCCGTCACGCTGAGCAAGATGTGCGGCTCGGGCATGCGCGCGGCCATGTTCGCGCACGACATGCTGGTGGCCGGCAGCCATGATGTGCTGGTGGCCGGCGGCATGGAGAGCATGACCGGCGCGCCCTACCTGCTGCAAAAAGGCCGCGGCGGCTACCGCATGGGGCACGACCGCATCTTCGACCACATGATGCTCGACGGCCTGGAAGACGCCTACGAGCCCGGCCGCAGCATGGGCACCTTCGGTGAGGACTGCGCGGCCAAGTACCACTTCACCCGCGAACAGCAGGACAACTTCGCCATCGCCAGCGTGCAGCGGGCGCAGGCAGCTATTCAATCAGGAGCATTCAAGGCCGAGATCGCCCCCGTGACCGTCAAGGACCGCAAGGGCGAGCGCGTGGTGGACACCGACGAAGGCCCGGGCAAGGTCAAGCTCGACAAGATCCCCACGCTCAAGCCCGCCTTCAAGAAGGACGGCACGGTGACGGCGGCCAGCAGCTCCAGCATCAACGACGGCGCCGCCGCCATGGTGCTGATGCGCGAGAGCACGGCCAAGAAGCTGGGCTGCAAGCCGCTGGCCAAGATCGTCAGCCACGCCACGCACGCGCAGGAGCCCGAGTGGTTCAGCACCGCGCCCATCGGCGCGACCGAGAAGGCGCTGGCCAAGGCCGGCTGGCAGGTGGGCGACGTCGACCTGTGGGAAGTGAACGAGGCCTTTGCCGTGGTGCCGATGGCGCTGATGCACGATTTGAAGGTGCCGCACGACAAGGTCAACGTCAACGGCGGCGCCTGCGCCCTGGGCCACCCCATCGGCTGCAGCGGGGCGCGCATCATGGTCACGCTGATCCACGCCTTGAAGGCGCGCGGGCTGAAGAAAGGCCTGGCCACGCTGTGCATCGGCGGCGGCGAGGCGACGGCGGTGGCGCTCGAACTCATCTGA
- a CDS encoding acyl-CoA dehydrogenase family protein, protein MLLTQDQEMIRDAVRAFAQQELWPHAPRWDKEHTFPAQAHQGLAELGAYGICVPEEYGGAGLDYLTLALVLEEIAAGDGGTSTPISVTNCPYNAILMRYGNQAQKQQWLAPAARGQMLGAFALTEPHVGSDASALRTTAVKQGDEYVINGVKQFITSGANGHAAIVIAVTDKGAGKRGMSAFVVPTHQLGNPGWQVARLEDKLGQHSSDTAQINLVDCRVPAANLIGEEGEGYKIALSALEGGRIGIAAQSVGMARSALEVAIAYAKERESFGTAIIHHQAVAFRLADCATRLEAARQLIWHAASLRDAGRPCLKEAAMAKLLATETAEAVCSAAIQTLGGYGYVSDFPLERIYRDVRVCQIYEGTSDVQKIIITRAL, encoded by the coding sequence ATGCTGCTGACCCAAGACCAGGAAATGATCCGCGACGCCGTGCGCGCCTTTGCCCAGCAGGAGCTGTGGCCCCACGCGCCGCGCTGGGACAAGGAGCACACCTTTCCGGCCCAGGCGCACCAGGGCCTGGCCGAGCTGGGCGCCTACGGCATCTGCGTGCCCGAGGAATACGGCGGCGCCGGCCTGGACTACCTCACGCTGGCGCTGGTGCTGGAAGAAATTGCCGCCGGCGACGGCGGCACCAGCACGCCCATCAGCGTGACCAACTGCCCCTACAACGCCATCCTGATGCGCTACGGCAACCAGGCGCAGAAGCAGCAGTGGCTGGCCCCGGCCGCGCGCGGCCAGATGCTGGGCGCCTTCGCGCTGACCGAGCCTCATGTGGGCAGCGATGCCTCGGCGCTGCGCACCACCGCCGTGAAGCAGGGCGATGAGTACGTGATCAACGGCGTCAAGCAGTTCATCACCAGCGGCGCCAACGGCCACGCGGCCATCGTGATCGCGGTGACCGACAAGGGCGCGGGCAAGCGCGGCATGAGCGCCTTCGTCGTGCCCACGCACCAGCTGGGCAACCCCGGCTGGCAGGTGGCGCGGCTGGAAGACAAGCTGGGCCAGCACAGCAGCGACACGGCGCAGATCAACCTGGTGGACTGCCGCGTGCCGGCTGCCAACCTGATCGGCGAGGAGGGCGAGGGCTACAAGATCGCCCTGTCGGCGCTGGAGGGCGGACGCATCGGCATTGCCGCGCAAAGCGTGGGCATGGCGCGCAGCGCGCTGGAGGTGGCCATCGCCTACGCCAAGGAGCGCGAAAGCTTCGGCACCGCCATCATCCACCACCAGGCCGTGGCTTTTCGCCTGGCCGACTGCGCCACCCGGCTGGAGGCGGCGCGTCAATTGATCTGGCACGCCGCCAGCCTGCGCGACGCCGGCCGGCCCTGCCTGAAGGAAGCCGCCATGGCCAAGCTGCTGGCCACCGAAACGGCCGAGGCCGTGTGCAGCGCCGCCATCCAGACCCTGGGCGGCTACGGCTACGTGAGCGACTTTCCGCTGGAGCGCATCTACCGCGACGTGCGCGTGTGCCAGATCTACGAGGGCACCAGCGACGTGCAGAAGATCATCATCACGCGGGCGCTCTGA
- a CDS encoding aspartate aminotransferase family protein, with the protein MTASTHVFHRSLRQTPAVAVGGQGLMLRDAQGRQYLDASGGAAVSCLGHGHPEVRAAMHAQIDQLAYAHTSFFTTEVAEVLADELVAHAPSGMSRAYFVSGGSEAVEAALKLARQYFLEIGQPERTHFIARRQSYHGNTLGALAVGGNEWRRRQFAPLLIDVAHVAPCYPYRDQREDETPEQYGQRLARELEQAIERLGSNRVIAFVAETVGGATAGVLAPVPGYFKAVREVCDRHGVLLILDEVMCGMGRTGTLHACEQEEVTPDLMTIAKGLGGGYQPIGAVLAQGCIVEAIAKGSGFFQHGHTYLGHSVACAAALAVQRVIRRDGLLAKVEAEGAAFGQMLRDALAEHWAVGDIRGRGFFWGIELVRDRPSRQPFDPSIRLHALIKSEAMARGLLCYPMGGTVDGQRGDHVLLAPPFIATRAELHQITERLTAAIEAATATCRP; encoded by the coding sequence ATGACTGCATCCACCCACGTCTTTCACCGTTCCTTGCGCCAGACCCCCGCTGTGGCTGTGGGGGGGCAGGGATTGATGCTGCGCGACGCGCAGGGCAGGCAATACCTGGATGCTTCGGGTGGCGCGGCGGTGTCCTGCCTGGGCCACGGCCATCCCGAGGTTCGCGCCGCGATGCACGCGCAAATCGATCAATTGGCCTACGCGCACACCAGCTTTTTCACCACCGAGGTTGCTGAAGTGCTGGCCGATGAATTGGTCGCCCATGCGCCATCGGGCATGAGTCGAGCCTACTTTGTGAGTGGGGGTTCCGAGGCGGTCGAGGCAGCCTTGAAGCTGGCACGCCAGTACTTCCTGGAAATCGGGCAGCCCGAACGAACGCACTTCATCGCTCGCCGCCAGAGCTATCACGGCAACACGCTGGGTGCGCTGGCGGTTGGCGGCAACGAATGGCGGCGCCGGCAGTTCGCGCCACTGCTGATCGACGTGGCACACGTAGCGCCGTGCTACCCCTACCGTGACCAGCGCGAGGATGAAACGCCCGAGCAATATGGCCAGCGCCTGGCACGCGAGCTGGAGCAAGCCATCGAACGCCTGGGTTCGAATCGTGTGATTGCCTTCGTGGCAGAGACGGTGGGTGGCGCCACGGCGGGCGTGCTCGCGCCCGTGCCCGGTTACTTCAAGGCGGTGCGCGAGGTCTGCGACCGCCACGGCGTGCTGCTGATCCTGGACGAGGTGATGTGCGGCATGGGGCGTACTGGCACCCTGCATGCCTGCGAGCAGGAGGAAGTGACGCCCGACCTGATGACCATTGCCAAGGGGCTTGGCGGCGGTTACCAGCCCATCGGCGCGGTGCTGGCGCAGGGCTGCATTGTCGAGGCGATTGCCAAGGGTAGCGGCTTCTTTCAACATGGCCACACCTACCTCGGCCATTCCGTCGCCTGCGCGGCCGCACTCGCAGTGCAGCGGGTTATTCGGCGCGACGGCCTGCTGGCCAAGGTGGAGGCGGAGGGGGCGGCTTTCGGGCAGATGCTGCGCGATGCGCTGGCGGAGCACTGGGCCGTGGGCGACATCCGCGGGCGCGGCTTCTTTTGGGGTATCGAGCTGGTGCGTGATCGTCCAAGCCGGCAGCCCTTCGACCCGTCGATTCGTTTGCACGCCCTCATCAAGAGCGAAGCCATGGCGCGCGGCCTGCTGTGCTACCCCATGGGCGGCACGGTCGATGGCCAGCGGGGCGACCACGTACTGCTGGCGCCGCCCTTCATTGCCACCCGTGCCGAGCTGCACCAGATCACCGAGCGCCTGACTGCGGCCATCGAAGCGGCCACGGCCACCTGTCGGCCGTGA
- the aceK gene encoding bifunctional isocitrate dehydrogenase kinase/phosphatase translates to MPLTAEQAALAQALAQAMIDGFNRHYRLFRTESARGKHRFETADWHGQQRAQRERIEFYDLRVLECVRRLEREFKAGEQPTDVWQQAKLLYIGMLVRHQQPELAETFFNSVSTKILHRSYFQNDFIFVRPAVSTEYMETEDPRAPPTYRAFYPAAGPLQDVVRTVLLSFGLRCRFEDLERDVGYVARAMQRELAGDKPRPNFQVQVLTSLFYRNKGAYLVGKIINGFRELPFALPLLHRTPGTVYVDAALFGEEDLLILFSFSRAYFMVDMEIPSAYVQFLRSLMPRKPRAELYNALGLAKQGKNLFYRDLLWHLRHSSDRFRIAPGIKGMVMLVFDLPSFPYVFKIIRDRFAPPKETTPAQVRAKYHLVKHHDRVGRMADTMEFSLLAFPRERFTDELIAEIEQHAPSQLEISDRDGDGQTEVIIAHAYIERRMIPLNLYLQEAFDAGEQDLAANARLEHAVIEYGNAIKDLVAANIFPGDMLWKNFGVTRHGKVVFYDYDEIEYLTDCNFRRVPPPRTEEDELSGEVWYSVARGDVFPETFGPFLLGNPRVRAAFMRHHADLLTPEFWQQNKERIQRGELIDFYPYGVHRRFDVNGGIRGMPEWPDPAAASVETPADRPDALAPIPPTEPAD, encoded by the coding sequence ATGCCGCTGACCGCCGAGCAAGCCGCGCTGGCGCAGGCGCTGGCCCAGGCGATGATCGACGGCTTCAACCGCCACTACCGCCTGTTTCGCACCGAGTCGGCGCGCGGCAAGCACCGCTTTGAAACGGCCGACTGGCACGGCCAGCAGCGCGCCCAGCGCGAGCGCATCGAGTTCTACGACCTGCGCGTGCTGGAGTGCGTGCGCCGGCTGGAGCGCGAGTTCAAGGCCGGCGAGCAGCCCACCGACGTGTGGCAGCAGGCCAAGCTGCTGTACATCGGCATGCTGGTGCGCCACCAGCAGCCCGAGCTGGCCGAGACCTTCTTCAACTCGGTCAGCACCAAGATCCTGCACCGCAGCTATTTCCAGAACGACTTCATCTTCGTGCGCCCGGCCGTCAGCACCGAGTACATGGAGACCGAAGACCCGCGCGCGCCGCCCACCTACCGCGCCTTCTACCCCGCCGCCGGCCCGCTGCAGGATGTCGTGCGCACCGTGCTGCTGTCGTTCGGCCTGCGCTGCCGCTTCGAGGACCTGGAGCGCGACGTCGGCTACGTGGCCCGCGCCATGCAGCGCGAGCTGGCCGGCGACAAGCCGCGCCCCAACTTCCAGGTCCAGGTGCTGACCAGCCTGTTCTACCGCAACAAGGGCGCGTACCTGGTGGGCAAGATCATCAACGGCTTTCGCGAGCTGCCGTTTGCCCTGCCCCTGCTGCACCGCACGCCCGGCACGGTGTACGTGGACGCGGCGCTGTTCGGCGAGGAGGATCTGCTGATCCTGTTCTCGTTCTCGCGCGCCTACTTCATGGTGGACATGGAGATTCCCTCGGCCTACGTGCAGTTTCTGCGCAGCCTGATGCCGCGCAAGCCGCGCGCCGAGCTGTACAACGCGCTGGGCCTGGCCAAGCAGGGCAAAAATTTGTTCTACCGCGACCTGCTGTGGCACCTGCGGCACTCCAGCGACCGCTTTCGCATCGCGCCCGGCATCAAGGGCATGGTGATGCTGGTGTTCGACCTGCCCAGCTTTCCCTACGTCTTCAAGATCATCCGCGACCGCTTTGCCCCGCCCAAGGAGACCACGCCCGCCCAGGTGCGCGCCAAGTACCACCTGGTCAAGCACCACGACCGCGTGGGCCGCATGGCCGACACCATGGAGTTCTCGCTGCTGGCCTTTCCGCGCGAGCGCTTCACCGACGAGCTGATCGCCGAGATCGAGCAGCACGCGCCCAGCCAGCTCGAAATATCGGATCGCGACGGCGACGGCCAGACCGAGGTGATCATCGCGCACGCCTACATCGAGCGGCGCATGATCCCGCTCAACCTCTATCTGCAGGAGGCCTTCGACGCCGGCGAGCAGGACCTGGCGGCCAACGCCCGGCTGGAGCACGCCGTGATCGAATACGGCAACGCCATCAAGGACCTGGTGGCCGCCAACATCTTTCCGGGCGACATGCTGTGGAAGAACTTCGGCGTCACGCGCCACGGCAAGGTGGTGTTCTACGACTACGACGAGATCGAGTACCTGACCGACTGCAACTTCCGCCGCGTGCCGCCGCCGCGCACCGAGGAGGACGAGCTGAGCGGCGAGGTCTGGTATTCGGTGGCCAGGGGCGACGTGTTCCCCGAGACCTTCGGCCCCTTCCTGCTGGGCAACCCGCGCGTGCGCGCCGCCTTCATGCGCCACCACGCCGATTTGCTGACGCCCGAGTTCTGGCAGCAGAACAAGGAGCGCATCCAGCGCGGCGAGCTGATCGATTTTTATCCCTACGGCGTGCACCGGCGCTTCGACGTCAACGGCGGCATCCGCGGCATGCCCGAGTGGCCCGACCCGGCGGCGGCGAGCGTGGAGACGCCCGCCGACCGGCCCGATGCGCTGGCGCCGATCCCCCCGACGGAGCCAGCGGATTGA